In Sphingomonas sp. LR60, the following are encoded in one genomic region:
- the guaA gene encoding glutamine-hydrolyzing GMP synthase yields the protein MEHPDNILIVDFGSQVTQLIARRVREAGVYSEVAPFQSAAEAFARLKPKGVILSGGPASVTDENSPRAPQEIFDAGVPVLGICYGQQVMNTQLGGRVEKGMSGEFGLAFVEVDQTCALFDGLWQAGEKHQVWMSHGDHVAALAPGFAPVASSPGAPFAITADETRQYFGMQFHPEVVHTPDGGKLIANFARHVCGLAGDWTMAEFRSVKIAEIREQVGDKRVICGLSGGVDSAVAAVLIHEAIGEQLTCVFVDGGILREGEAEQVVGLFRGAYNIPLVHVQAQDLFMDGLAGVTDPEAKRKFIGKTFIDVFEAEAKKIGGADFLAQGTLYPDVIESVSFTGGPSVTIKSHHNVGGLPARMNMKLVEPLRELFKDEVRALGRELGLPEVFVSRHPFPGPGLAIRIPGEVTRERCDILRKADAIYLEEIRNAGLYDTIWQAFAVLLPVRSVGVMGDGRTYDSVLALRAVTSVDGMTAEAFQFPGDFLPRVATRIINEVKGINRVTYDYTSKPPGTIEWE from the coding sequence ATGGAGCATCCCGACAACATCCTCATCGTCGATTTCGGCAGCCAGGTGACCCAGCTGATCGCGCGTCGCGTGCGCGAGGCGGGGGTCTATAGCGAGGTCGCGCCCTTCCAGTCCGCCGCTGAAGCATTCGCGCGGTTGAAGCCGAAGGGTGTGATCCTGTCGGGTGGTCCCGCATCGGTGACCGATGAGAACAGCCCGCGCGCGCCACAGGAAATCTTCGACGCCGGGGTTCCGGTGCTCGGCATCTGTTACGGCCAGCAGGTGATGAACACCCAGCTCGGCGGCCGCGTCGAGAAGGGCATGTCGGGCGAGTTCGGGCTGGCGTTCGTCGAGGTCGACCAGACCTGCGCGCTGTTCGACGGGCTGTGGCAGGCAGGTGAGAAGCACCAGGTGTGGATGAGCCACGGCGATCATGTCGCGGCGCTCGCCCCCGGCTTCGCTCCGGTGGCTTCGTCGCCGGGCGCGCCGTTCGCGATCACCGCCGACGAGACGCGGCAATATTTCGGGATGCAGTTCCACCCGGAGGTCGTCCACACGCCGGACGGCGGCAAGTTGATCGCCAATTTCGCACGCCACGTCTGCGGGCTGGCGGGTGACTGGACGATGGCCGAGTTCCGCAGCGTCAAGATCGCCGAAATCCGTGAGCAGGTCGGCGACAAGCGCGTGATCTGCGGCCTGTCGGGCGGGGTCGATTCGGCGGTCGCCGCGGTGCTGATCCACGAGGCGATCGGCGAGCAACTGACCTGCGTGTTCGTCGATGGCGGCATCCTGCGCGAGGGCGAGGCCGAGCAGGTCGTCGGCCTGTTCCGCGGCGCCTACAACATCCCGCTGGTGCATGTGCAGGCGCAGGACCTGTTCATGGACGGGCTTGCGGGCGTCACCGACCCGGAGGCGAAGCGCAAGTTCATCGGCAAGACCTTCATCGACGTCTTCGAGGCCGAGGCCAAGAAGATCGGCGGCGCGGACTTCCTCGCGCAGGGCACGCTCTACCCCGACGTGATCGAGAGCGTCAGCTTCACCGGCGGTCCGTCGGTGACGATCAAGAGCCACCACAATGTCGGCGGCCTGCCCGCGCGGATGAACATGAAGCTCGTCGAGCCGCTGCGCGAATTGTTCAAGGACGAGGTCCGCGCGCTCGGTCGAGAACTGGGCCTGCCCGAGGTGTTCGTCAGCCGCCATCCGTTCCCCGGACCGGGGCTGGCGATCCGCATTCCCGGCGAGGTGACGCGCGAGCGCTGCGACATCCTGCGCAAGGCGGACGCGATCTATCTCGAGGAAATCCGCAACGCCGGGCTCTACGATACGATCTGGCAGGCATTCGCCGTGCTGCTGCCGGTGCGGTCGGTCGGGGTGATGGGCGACGGACGGACCTATGACAGCGTGCTGGCGCTGCGTGCGGTGACCTCGGTCGACGGGATGACCGCCGAGGCGTTTCAATTCCCCGGCGACTTCCTGCCGCGCGTCGCGACGCGGATCATCAACGAGGTAAAGGGCATCAACCGCGTCACCTACGACTACACCTCGAAGCCGCCTGGTACGATCGAATGGGAATGA
- a CDS encoding ArsC family reductase codes for MTITLYGIPNCDTVKKARTWLAEHDIAHTFHDYKKAGVDPKALDAWIAQLGWEPLLNRAGTTFRKLPDVDKADIDAAKARALMIAHPSTIKRPVLVDGERIEVGFKPDGYAALFA; via the coding sequence ATGACGATCACCCTCTACGGCATCCCCAATTGCGACACGGTCAAGAAGGCGCGCACGTGGCTCGCGGAGCATGACATCGCGCATACCTTCCACGACTATAAGAAGGCCGGCGTCGACCCAAAGGCACTCGACGCCTGGATCGCGCAGCTCGGCTGGGAGCCGCTGCTCAATCGCGCCGGCACCACCTTCCGCAAGCTGCCCGACGTCGACAAGGCCGATATCGACGCCGCGAAGGCGCGCGCGCTGATGATCGCGCATCCTTCCACGATCAAGCGCCCGGTGCTGGTCGACGGCGAGCGTATCGAGGTCGGGTTCAAGCCGGACGGCTATGCCGCGCTGTTCGCCTGA
- a CDS encoding NMCC_0638 family (lipo)protein produces MIAALLFVALQAAPPQQLPDKPQYRGQGQMAMFDMICGRVFPDDARIATAMARMPGTRALTAEELRTYLKDDPGRGWVMSAGSSRIVVTIESPPIHSCAVRISNTDGVIDERQWQQLLATAQARSGGGFVTLPTQTFEVGDIRSQASGVQKQGAGGAAEAIYLIRSTPKKPGLATEIRMVRQLVAPQGR; encoded by the coding sequence ATGATTGCCGCACTCCTGTTCGTCGCGCTGCAGGCCGCGCCGCCACAACAGCTGCCCGACAAGCCGCAATATCGCGGGCAAGGGCAGATGGCGATGTTCGACATGATCTGCGGCCGGGTCTTCCCTGACGACGCGCGGATTGCGACTGCGATGGCCAGGATGCCCGGCACGCGCGCGCTGACCGCCGAGGAACTGCGTACCTATCTGAAAGACGATCCCGGCCGCGGCTGGGTGATGTCGGCGGGGAGCAGCCGGATCGTCGTGACGATCGAGTCGCCGCCAATCCATTCCTGTGCGGTGCGGATCAGCAACACCGATGGTGTCATCGACGAGCGCCAGTGGCAGCAACTGCTCGCAACCGCGCAGGCACGCAGCGGCGGCGGTTTCGTCACCTTGCCAACGCAGACGTTCGAGGTCGGCGACATCCGTTCGCAGGCGAGCGGTGTGCAGAAGCAGGGCGCGGGTGGTGCGGCCGAGGCGATCTACCTGATCCGCAGCACGCCCAAGAAGCCCGGTCTCGCGACCGAGATCCGCATGGTCCGGCAGTTGGTGGCACCGCAGGGGCGGTAG